One Argentina anserina chromosome 6, drPotAnse1.1, whole genome shotgun sequence genomic window, aaaactcacaaataactccactcaaattctcacacataCAAAccacgctagaaacctcaccacaagcaggatacgaacgacttcgaggtCTCTGGAGTCGTCCCTCAACCACCACTAATctgcacctgcggaagtatcccctacaccattgaattggtgcaccgggattgtaaacacaaacccggtaagctttacagctcgtatgagtaaaatgaaaatatataactcgcatatcaatgtatacgaaaatccagaaatcaaacaaatataaatgcactcatgagtcaatggacggcccatctggtcgtcccaaaaaaatatgaaataaaacgctcatgagaaattagtaATCCttttggttacccaaatgcatttatattacgggtaccaagaacgctggtacacatctgttacccctctcgtaatacacctccgatattggatagccacccgctacccaacatccaaaacaatctgagtacccatgagcagataaccacctgttacctcacaagcagtactacggcagacagactagagctctaactgtatcgtaactttcgcccgaccaaaggctaggtttcgacttgccaaacacgtacaataatctcacattatattgtaccaaaatcaggtccgaagacaaatcacattttaacaatctcaatgttaaaatcacgtacaataatctcacatcatattgtacaaatcaaaatcacatgctcgatatatcttgtcatcaaaatgacatcatcaaaataaatcataacagtatattatatagcaaactatatatatatgtatttatttaccatttatacaatgcatatatatataatccactatatcatatacatgtcataatttataaacacgtccgaagacaaaacgtttaacaaaccccatattaaaatcacatgctcgtcattgaaatgacctatttcaaatgaattcataacagtatatattatagcaaaccatatatatatgtacttattaccatttatacaatatatatatatataatccactatattgtatacatgtcgtatttcaatatttaaaactcttgcaaaaatcttggaatcaccgcaagggtagattagtaaatatgtgagattttactcaccttatcgactcgagcgtgatttccacaatttccgaagataattcatttccttgatttatcgatcaccttgaaaatataagaaaagaatttagaaacgtttcgtaaacctttaaatgccgaaacagtaataatcggttactgttcagcaattttcggttttacgaaattactgttcactatcACTATTCACTATTACTATTCACTGtcactattcacgtatttactatttatgtattaatgtacaaatacacatcaatacgtatctctgtacgagtacatactgtttgcgtatttctgtacatataaaatactattcaaatgtacgtattgtctcagtaaataataattaccgaattacccttctaaaattactttttacctttactaaaagtaatttatatttataattaccgtacgtaaataaaatttatatttacgatacgtaaataaaatttacatttacatttaccatacgtaaataaattactaaattacccttccggaaacactgttcacgccgccgcacgtggcggcgcgtggggtacacgcgccacccgccggcagaccgcgcgtggggcacacgcgccgacgctaaccacggcgcgtatcacgccaccgccgcccccaaaacctttctctcctcttcctcctccttcctacGGTCTAACAACACTCCTAGGCTAACACACGCGCCACCAACGTGACAGAGTCTTTCCCCCCCTCTCTCCACttctccccccccccctctgATCCACATCAACCCTTCACCAATCCACAAAATAATCACACAGAACCATCAACCATGAAAAACCCTTACCTCGACAAGCTTGAGAACCAACGGAGGTCGCTGGAGATGGAGCTCGACTGTGGCGACGAAGTGCGGGCCTCGGGTTTGAGCGCGAGAGCGCACGGCGAAGCGAGGaggtgcgtcgacctcggggtcgactgCAAAGGGTCACGCGACACTCCCTGGACTGGCGGTGAGAGTCACGGAGGTCGGAGATCACTGGATCGAATTGGAGAAGTTTTCTGAAGGGAGAGGGAGaagtttcggggagagagagagagagagagagagagagagagagagagagagagagagagagagagagagagagagaaatggaAACCATAATCCctcaatttttccttttatactattttccaaatcggaaactaacttccgtcgttaataactttcacctccgacgtccgattcgaacatgtcacatgtccacgcactcgtaccgacgagctctacaactttcgtgaaggaagttttcgcaaccgagcaacgaaataaaagtcgatctatacgttgcggtaacattacgttttttcaaattaaacgttccgagaacgtttccgtttccgtttcgtaaatTCGCTAGCTATCAAATtcatttaattgaatttcacaactttatggTATTCAAATTAGTCCAaagattgttttaaaaatagggttattacaggaaCATTAACCGGGCTTAATGGAACTGGATTGCTTATTGGGATTAATTGGACACTATCACGATCAACCCCAACAATTTCCGGCGATAATGATGAGCTCTTGATTGTTGGAATCTATGGCCCTGCCGTTCTTATTGCCCTGGAACGATCAACGGGGAAGCTCGTATGGTCAGTCCGGCTAGATAGCCACGTAGCAGGTGCTATAACCATGTCCCCAACTTATAACGAAGGGTAAGTTGACTCTCAATAACACATTATAGCTGAGCTTTCCTAATTATTGTTAATTAGCATGCTTGAACCCTtttaatcaatatatatgttgtttttAATAGCATGCAATATGGTGAACGGTGTTGCTTTACAGGAGCATATACATTGGAACGACGTCAGCCGAAGAAGGCTTTAGCCCTGATGAATGTTGTACTTTCCGTGGAAGCTTTGCCAGATTAGACGTCAAAACCGGTGCCGTTTTATGGAAAACTTACATGCTACAGGATAATCACGGAAAGAGGGGAGAGTATTCCGGCGCAGCAATATGGGGAAGTAGTCCGTCCATCCACGTCCATAGAAGGCATGTATACATCGCTACCGGGAACACGTACTCGGTTCCTGAAAATATAAGCCAATGCCAAGAGAACCAGTTGAATAATAATTCAACTGTACCTACTCATCCAGATGCGTGTATTGAGCCTGGTAATCATGGCAACTCAATCCTAGCTCTTGATATGGACACAGGCGAAATCCAATGGTACCGTCAGCTGGGTGGTTACGATGTCTGGTTTGTAGCGTGTATGCTTAATACTTCAGTGTGCCCTATTGGACCGAACGTCGATGCTGATTTTGGGGAAGCACCGATGATGCTTAGACCATATATCAATGGAACCAACCGAGATGTAGTCGTTTCTGTTCAGAAAAGCGGGTTTGCTTGGGCTCTTGATCGGAATAATGGCAGCCTTGTTTGGTCAACCGTaagttaaattaaaattttcttatatatatgagagCTTATTCAGTACACAGACAGTGTATATACACGGGTCAAATATAATTGCACGCACTGTATGTAAGAGTGGTGCTACAAACATGACGGGCATAATTGGCATAGACTACGGCCTCGGCTCTATCATGCCCCCACCCCCACGCCCTCGCCGTCATCCCTGCCACGCCCGGCCTCCGGAAACAATCACAATTCGAAGCTCGTTTGAGCTACAATAAGAATTACGTGATCGCTAGATAAGCTCGAAGTCTCATTGAGATTGGGTTTGTAGAGGAAAATATGGTGCACGACTTTGATTCGAAGATGGAGTCATCTGAGTTTTCATCTGTATAAATGGAGACCCATTTTTATTTGCTTATGCATTTATTTACTTCTGGGTAATGGAGCTCGAGCTAGgcatatttgattttgattgggTCTTTGTAAACTATCATTGGCATATTCGGTTTGGAAGTTCGGCGACAGCAAAGACCACGTACAaaacttctttctctttttactGTACCTCCTTGATTCAACAAACTCATACGCAACAAACCCAGATGCAGCTCTGGCAAACCAGGGAACCTAGAAGACTTACGCGACTGCATACAAAAGTTAGCGTTTGATCTCAATCGCCTGAAAATTTTCTCCACGTATCAAATTGAACGGTCAAGATAAGCCTCACATATACACGGCCCGTGCAGACAATAAGTttcgtgtatatatatatatatatatatatatatatatacagtttctatccagagtgaagcttcactctgacacacttttcgttcaaattttttcaccataagcaattcaatatttctgtatgttatttaagatcatctctacaaaatttcatctaatttaatCCTCATGCCGCAGATACAAATGGTTATATCAACTCACAGGACTGGGCAAACCACGGTGGAGATTATCTCAACAGAAGATACGCTTCTAAGGAGACCAAGATCAGCCCCCAAACAGTTTCAAAACTCCGCCTAAAGTGGAAGTTTTATGCAGGGGATCATGTAACTGCAACGCCTGCAATTTATGACAACAGCCTCTACTTTCCGAGCTGGAATGGCTACATCTACGTCGTTAGAGCTTCCGACGGGTCTCTCATTTGGAAGAAGAACTTGCTAACGTTGACCGGCCTTAACACAACTGGTTTTGTTTACGCCGTCAACACCACAGTATCAAGATCAACTCCGACGATTGCTGGTGTTCGTGGTGACCTCCTAATCTTTGGACTCTATGCACCTGCGGTCGTTGTTGCCGTTCAACTGGGAGGCTCGTTTGGTCAACATTTCTTGATAGACATCCCGCAAGTCTTATAACAATGTCCGGAACTTACTACAAAGGGTTAGTCCGAAATTCAGATTACTTTGTCAAAACAAATTGCATGTTCAAAGTTTGCATTGTAATTAATGTGCTGAATTAATCTTCAAACACACATTTTGGAGATCATATTATAAGAAAAATTGACTcttacagttttttttttccaattaaTATAAGGAAATAGGTCATGGTTTTTCATGAAACACTAATCAAACTATTACCAAGATCATGTATATCTTTGATGCAGCAGAACTACAACCACGGAGCTATATTTCAATGACTTTTATCAAAAATTGCTACAGTGATTTAATATTACGATCATGACATGACGTTGCGAAGTCAAAATTCTTACACAATTCGGTAGGGATCAATGATGATAGTTGATTTCAATCCAAttcaaatattatatatattggaatGTTGCTGACGACTAAGATATAGAATGTCATATAGGTTATATTTTTTTACGAAATATATCATTCCATTCTATCACAAAATCATTGTTGGAAAGCGACTTTTTATGTGAACAATCATGAGAACTAATTTGTTACATTTACTTACATATATAGTCATCTATGCTACGCAGGAGTATTTATATTGGAACGTCATCCCTAGAAGAAACCGTCAGTGCTGAGAAATGTTGTACCTTCCGTGGTAGCCTTGCCAGATTAGACGTTAAAACTGGCGCCATAAAATGGCAAACCTTCATGTTGCCGGACAATCATGGAAACTTGGGGCAGTATTCCGGGGCAGCAATATGGGGAAGTAGTCCCTCAATTGATGTCCTCAGGAAACATGTGTATATTGCTACCGGAAATACATATTCTGTCCCAGAAAATGTAAGTGAATGTCAAGAAAATCAGAACAATGCAACTGTGCCTGCTCATCCGGATGCCTGTGTCGAGCCTCAAAACCATGGCAATTCAATCCTGGCACTTGATATGAAGTCTGGTAATATCAAATGGTACCGGCAATTGGGTGGCTCCGATGTATGGTTCGTGCAGTGCCAGTTTAATGCTTCGACTTGCCCTCCTGGACCTAATGTGGATGCTGATTTTGGGGAAGCGCCTATGATGCTTAGTGCTCAAGTCAATGGGAGCTTGCCGGATATGGTTGTTGCAGTTCAGAAAAGTGGGTTTGCATGGCCTCTAGATCGGAATAATCGTCTTGTTTGGTCTACGGTACTTAACTATTCACTGAATTgctaattaaaacaaaattagtTATCGGTGCATGATTGGTGATGTTATGCAATCAAATTATGAATTAACAGTAGAACGATTGATGTAGGAAGCTGGGCCTGGTGGCACCGGTGGAGGAGGAATATGGGGAGCAGCTACTGATGAGGGAAGGGTGTACACTAACATTGCTAATTCCGGTGCCAATAATTTCACTCTCAAACCATCTAGCAAGATAACAACTTCCGGTGGATGGGTGGCAATGGACACTTCTAGTGGCAAAATCCTATGGTCGACGGCTAATCCCAGCAATGCAACTTCGTCTGGACCAGTTAGTGTGGCTAATGATGTTCTGTTTGGAGGATCCACAAACCCGCAAGGGACGATATATGCAATGGACTCAAAAACGGGAAAAATCTTGTGGTCTTATGTCACCGGAGCAACCGTGTACGGTGGCATGTCCATAAGCAAGGGTTGCATTTACATTGGCAATGGATATAGATTCCCATATACTGCTGGAACCTCGCTGTTCGCCTTCTGTGTTGCATAAGAACTCTATACGGCATCTGCAGATAAAAAAGCAGATGTAAAACCAAATGAATAAACTTTGATTACTATACAAGTAAAATAGAGTATAAAATACTTCAGCGTGTGTTGACTCAAATGGCTACTTATTGATGTAATGTAGCTCTACATGCATGTATGACGTATCTTATATCTATAAGAAGTATGAGCAGTAATAAAATATAATCTCGTGATTAAAATAATGTAATGCATGAGTGTATGAATCAAAATTAGACTTGTATAAATAAACGCAGGCTAAGTCCAAGCATCCAGTGTAACCACTTCAAGCTTTCACTGGAATGGCGACCCTAGGATACTGCAATACTCCTTTTCTCCTTTCTCTATGTACGTTATGTATAGTTATGTTCCCAAGCTCAGGTTTCAATATTGTAAGCCTCCCTCACACTCATTAATTTGTTAATTACCTGCTGGCATGGTTGTTCACAGATTGTtggttcatatatatatatgagttgtttCCAGTGGCCTTCTGCAGAGAAATACAAGCCTAATACACAAGATTGGCCAAACCATGGAGGAGACTTGTACAACAGAAG contains:
- the LOC126797407 gene encoding LOW QUALITY PROTEIN: uncharacterized protein LOC126797407 (The sequence of the model RefSeq protein was modified relative to this genomic sequence to represent the inferred CDS: inserted 1 base in 1 codon) codes for the protein MTGIIGIDYGLGSIMPPPPRPRHTNGYINSQDWANHGGDYLNRRYASKETKISPQTVSKLRLKWKFYAGDHVTATPAIYDNSLYFPSWNGYIYVVRASDGSLIWKKNLLTLTGLNTTGFVYAVNTTVSRSTPTIAGVRGDLLIFGLYAPAVVVAVXTGRLVWSTFLDRHPASLITMSGTYYKGSIYIGTSSLEETVSAEKCCTFRGSLARLDVKTGAIKWQTFMLPDNHGNLGQYSGAAIWGSSPSIDVLRKHVYIATGNTYSVPENVSECQENQNNATVPAHPDACVEPQNHGNSILALDMKSGNIKWYRQLGGSDVWFVQCQFNASTCPPGPNVDADFGEAPMMLSAQVNGSLPDMVVAVQKSGFAWPLDRNNRLVWSTEAGPGGTGGGGIWGAATDEGRVYTNIANSGANNFTLKPSSKITTSGGWVAMDTSSGKILWSTANPSNATSSGPVSVANDVLFGGSTNPQGTIYAMDSKTGKILWSYVTGATVYGGMSISKGCIYIGNGYRFPYTAGTSLFAFCVA
- the LOC126797406 gene encoding uncharacterized protein LOC126797406 — encoded protein: MAARVYNNLLALSQLFAVCLFASIANAVHDWHTQNWLNHGGDLHNRRYAKYETKISPETASKLRFKWEFNAGLDITVTPSVYNGTLYFPSWNGHLYAVKASDGSLVWEKNLGTLTGLNGTGLLIGINWTLSRSTPTISGDNDELLIVGIYGPAVLIALERSTGKLVWSVRLDSHVAGAITMSPTYNEGSIYIGTTSAEEGFSPDECCTFRGSFARLDVKTGAVLWKTYMLQDNHGKRGEYSGAAIWGSSPSIHVHRRHVYIATGNTYSVPENISQCQENQLNNNSTVPTHPDACIEPGNHGNSILALDMDTGEIQWYRQLGGYDVWFVACMLNTSVCPIGPNVDADFGEAPMMLRPYINGTNRDVVVSVQKSGFAWALDRNNGSLVWSTVS